From a region of the Anaerolineae bacterium genome:
- a CDS encoding 4Fe-4S binding protein encodes MAHQAYERLAEALDRLPNGFPRTSSGIEITLLRRIFTPEQAALAALLTREMEPVEAIAARAGLAVAEARAALMGMARRGMVWFEREGGVSRFRLAPFIVGIYEAQLDVMDHELAHLVEDYLAQGGAAGIMGPEPALHRVIPAQAAVRPEWILPYDDVRAILLRARSFHVRDCICRVQQAQLGRTCRFPVHSCLSFSSRESEPGPDSLTQEQALALLDEMEEVGLVHSVSNVAQGLGYVCNCCGCCCGILRGINEYGIAHSIARANYVAAVDQDTCTACGICAERCQVGAIREGEGAYEVMAERCIGCGLCVTGCPSGAATLSRLPEAETVHPPSDFAAWEEERLRRRGAAS; translated from the coding sequence ATGGCGCACCAGGCGTACGAGCGACTGGCGGAGGCACTGGATCGGCTGCCCAATGGCTTTCCTCGGACGTCCTCAGGGATCGAGATCACCCTCCTGAGGCGCATCTTCACCCCCGAGCAGGCGGCGCTGGCAGCGCTGCTCACTCGCGAGATGGAACCGGTGGAAGCCATCGCCGCGCGGGCCGGCCTGGCCGTGGCCGAGGCGCGCGCGGCGCTCATGGGCATGGCCCGCCGCGGGATGGTCTGGTTCGAGCGGGAGGGCGGCGTCTCCCGGTTCCGACTGGCTCCCTTCATAGTGGGCATCTACGAGGCCCAACTGGACGTGATGGACCACGAGCTGGCCCACCTGGTGGAGGATTACCTGGCCCAGGGCGGAGCCGCAGGCATCATGGGGCCGGAGCCGGCGCTGCACCGGGTGATCCCCGCCCAGGCTGCCGTCCGGCCCGAGTGGATCCTGCCCTACGACGACGTGCGCGCCATCCTCCTGCGGGCCCGGTCCTTCCACGTGCGCGACTGCATCTGCCGGGTGCAGCAGGCCCAGCTGGGACGCACGTGCCGGTTCCCCGTCCACAGTTGCCTGTCGTTCTCCTCCCGCGAGAGCGAGCCCGGGCCGGACAGCCTCACGCAGGAGCAGGCTTTGGCCCTGCTAGACGAGATGGAGGAGGTGGGGCTGGTGCACTCGGTGAGCAACGTGGCCCAGGGCCTGGGCTACGTGTGCAACTGCTGCGGCTGCTGTTGTGGCATCCTCCGGGGCATCAACGAGTACGGCATCGCCCACTCGATAGCCCGGGCCAACTACGTCGCCGCTGTAGATCAGGATACCTGCACCGCCTGCGGCATCTGCGCCGAGCGCTGCCAGGTGGGGGCCATCCGGGAGGGGGAGGGCGCCTACGAGGTGATGGCCGAGCGGTGCATCGGTTGCGGCCTGTGCGTCACCGGGTGTCCCAGCGGAGCTGCCACCCTGAGCCGCCTGCCCGAGGCAGAGACAGTGCACCCACCCAGCGACTTCGCCGCCTGGGAGGAGGAGCGGCTGCGGAGGCGGGGAGCGGCGTCGTAG
- a CDS encoding DUF72 domain-containing protein, which produces MAGSGQIWIGTSGWHYAHWVGRLYPEGMLPEDYLAFYAGRFDTVEINNTFYQLPSQAAVLQWRRSVPPGFIFAVKASRYITHFKKLKDPEEPLANVIGRVGLLGDRLGPILFQLPPRWRLDLERLRRFLAVLPPGQRYAFEFRDPSWLDERVYRELSNHGAALCVYDLGGHWSPEVVTADFVYVRFHGPDGRYQGHYRTEELAERAATFRGWAKQGRDVYAYFNNDWQGHAVRDATELLELLGS; this is translated from the coding sequence ATGGCGGGATCAGGACAGATCTGGATAGGGACGTCGGGGTGGCACTACGCCCACTGGGTAGGCCGCCTGTACCCGGAGGGAATGCTTCCAGAGGATTACCTCGCCTTCTACGCCGGCCGGTTCGACACGGTAGAGATCAACAACACCTTCTACCAGCTTCCCAGCCAGGCTGCCGTGCTCCAGTGGCGCCGGTCAGTCCCTCCTGGGTTCATCTTTGCCGTCAAGGCCAGCCGTTACATCACCCATTTCAAGAAGCTCAAGGATCCTGAGGAGCCCTTAGCCAACGTCATCGGTCGGGTCGGGTTGCTGGGGGACCGGCTCGGCCCCATCCTCTTCCAGTTGCCACCCCGCTGGCGCCTTGACTTGGAGCGGTTGCGCCGCTTCCTGGCGGTGTTGCCCCCAGGGCAGAGGTACGCCTTCGAGTTCCGCGATCCCAGTTGGCTCGACGAGAGGGTCTATCGAGAGCTGTCGAACCACGGTGCTGCTCTGTGCGTGTATGACCTGGGCGGGCACTGGTCGCCTGAGGTAGTGACGGCGGACTTCGTCTACGTCCGCTTCCATGGGCCCGATGGTCGGTACCAAGGGCACTACCGGACCGAGGAACTAGCGGAGAGGGCTGCCACCTTCCGGGGTTGGGCGAAGCAGGGGAGGGACGTATACGCCTACTTCAATAACGACTGGCAAGGCCATGCCGTTCGCGATGCGACCGAGCTGCTGGAGCTGCTCGGCTCCTGA
- a CDS encoding DUF2283 domain-containing protein — protein sequence MKVLYEREADVLSVEIDPSLPIDDALEAGPFIVHMSADGRIALIEVLDASRVLAALVRAGLRDGGEYSMVGDTA from the coding sequence ATGAAAGTGCTGTATGAGCGGGAAGCCGATGTGCTGTCGGTAGAGATAGACCCCAGCCTGCCCATAGATGACGCCCTGGAGGCCGGCCCTTTCATAGTGCACATGTCGGCAGATGGGCGGATAGCCCTCATCGAGGTTCTGGATGCGAGCCGGGTGTTGGCGGCCCTCGTTCGGGCAGGCCTCCGCGACGGTGGCGAGTACTCCATGGTCGGCGATACTGCCTGA
- the ssb gene encoding single-stranded DNA-binding protein, giving the protein MFQTCIVVGHLGRDPELRYTSDGTPVCGFSMATTRRWTDRNGEQQEKTTWFRVSVFGNQAEPCSRYLTKGRLVLVEGDVDVSAYTAQDGTARGSLELRARTVRFLGGRGEAGEEWPQGDMARFPAGGRGAVRADEEDLSEDERPAGGRPPVDDEEIPF; this is encoded by the coding sequence ATGTTCCAGACTTGTATCGTCGTGGGTCATTTGGGCCGGGATCCGGAACTCCGTTACACCTCGGATGGCACGCCCGTGTGTGGCTTCTCCATGGCCACCACTCGCAGGTGGACCGACCGCAATGGGGAGCAGCAGGAGAAGACGACCTGGTTCCGGGTGAGCGTGTTCGGCAACCAGGCGGAGCCTTGCAGCCGGTATCTTACTAAGGGACGCCTGGTGCTGGTCGAGGGAGATGTGGACGTGTCCGCCTACACGGCTCAGGATGGCACCGCTCGGGGCAGTCTGGAGTTGCGGGCTCGCACAGTGCGGTTCCTTGGTGGCCGAGGCGAGGCGGGCGAGGAGTGGCCTCAGGGCGACATGGCGCGGTTCCCCGCCGGTGGCCGTGGCGCGGTGCGGGCCGACGAGGAGGACCTGTCGGAGGACGAGCGTCCGGCGGGAGGCAGACCGCCGGTAGACGACGAGGAGATTCCGTTCTAG
- the feoB gene encoding ferrous iron transport protein B, with protein sequence MARPMTADRPTRSLAGTLSCCDQQLRSMNLPSGTDVVTVALAGQPNVGKTTVFNLLTGLNQHVGNWPGKTVEQKIGVCHSGNVPLALVDLPGTYSLTAGSEEERVARDFILHERPDVVVLVADASNLERNLYLLSELLLLPVPIVLALNMVDVAEEYGIHTDAEALSQALGIPVVPMVASRNRGVRELLQVVQALACDGDRNTGAYPYHPRRPQLRPDHRDTLAALLRLIQGRVPEPYPEEWVAIKLLEGDREVTELAQGWLPQGTWQEVHSILHRHEDAILDIAGGRYQWIGEVLAGAQIRRGLGQVGLTERLDRWATHPLWGMAILGAAAALMFFLVYTVGSPLQGVLEEYVVTRPSAWLSTHLDWAPAWVTGLLTDGVLAGAGTMATFVPILAIFFAALGFFEDTGYMARAAFVMDRFMHAIGLHGRSFLPLFLGFGCNVPAIMGARIADSPRARLLGILLAPLVPCTARLGVLTTLAAAFFGPYAFVVTLGLVGTNLVVLALLGVVLHRLVLRGEQAAFIMELPLYHRPNGRSIALFVWHHLRAFLARAVTIIMAASVVVWALSALPAGDIGSSYLAAMGQALEPLGRLMGLGWRLMVALLASFVAKENSLAVMGVLFAGAETGAGLTEVLPTLISPASALAFLTVQMLFIPCVATMAAIRKETGSWAWALFDLCLLLVISFLGGAVAYQVGLLLGWGA encoded by the coding sequence GTGGCTAGACCCATGACAGCCGACCGGCCGACTCGTTCGCTAGCGGGCACGCTCTCCTGCTGCGATCAGCAGCTGCGCTCGATGAACCTGCCCTCGGGGACTGACGTCGTCACCGTGGCCTTGGCCGGGCAGCCCAATGTGGGCAAGACCACGGTGTTCAACCTGCTCACCGGCCTCAACCAGCATGTAGGCAACTGGCCCGGCAAGACCGTCGAGCAGAAGATCGGCGTGTGCCACAGTGGCAACGTGCCCCTGGCCCTAGTGGACCTCCCCGGCACCTACAGCCTCACCGCCGGCTCGGAGGAAGAGCGAGTGGCGCGGGACTTCATCCTCCACGAGCGTCCCGACGTGGTGGTCCTGGTCGCCGACGCCTCCAACCTGGAACGCAACCTCTACCTGCTCTCCGAACTGCTCCTGCTACCCGTGCCCATCGTCTTGGCACTCAACATGGTGGACGTAGCGGAGGAGTACGGCATACACACTGATGCCGAAGCCCTCTCCCAGGCGCTAGGCATCCCCGTCGTGCCCATGGTGGCAAGCAGGAACCGGGGCGTGCGCGAGTTGCTGCAGGTGGTGCAAGCCCTGGCTTGTGACGGGGACAGGAATACGGGAGCCTATCCTTACCATCCCCGGCGGCCCCAACTCCGCCCTGACCACCGCGACACCCTGGCAGCGCTCCTGCGACTGATTCAGGGTCGGGTTCCAGAGCCTTACCCAGAGGAGTGGGTAGCGATCAAGCTGCTCGAAGGGGACCGGGAGGTAACCGAGCTGGCTCAGGGCTGGCTCCCACAGGGAACCTGGCAAGAGGTCCATAGCATCCTGCACCGGCACGAGGACGCCATCCTGGACATCGCCGGCGGCCGCTACCAGTGGATCGGCGAGGTCTTGGCCGGGGCCCAGATCCGCCGCGGCCTGGGACAGGTCGGCCTGACGGAGCGGCTCGACCGGTGGGCCACGCATCCTCTGTGGGGCATGGCCATCCTGGGCGCTGCAGCCGCCCTGATGTTCTTCCTGGTATACACGGTGGGCTCGCCTTTACAGGGAGTGCTAGAGGAGTACGTGGTCACCCGGCCGTCGGCGTGGCTGAGCACTCATCTGGACTGGGCTCCCGCCTGGGTAACCGGACTCCTCACCGACGGGGTGCTGGCCGGTGCCGGCACCATGGCCACCTTCGTTCCCATCCTGGCCATCTTCTTCGCCGCTCTGGGATTCTTCGAGGACACCGGGTACATGGCCCGCGCCGCCTTCGTCATGGACCGCTTCATGCACGCTATCGGGCTCCACGGGCGGTCGTTCCTGCCTTTGTTCCTTGGCTTCGGCTGCAACGTGCCCGCCATCATGGGGGCCCGCATAGCGGACTCCCCTCGGGCGCGGCTGCTAGGCATCCTGCTGGCTCCCCTAGTGCCCTGCACCGCCCGGCTGGGAGTCCTGACCACCCTTGCGGCCGCCTTCTTTGGCCCCTATGCCTTCGTCGTCACCCTGGGCCTGGTGGGCACCAACCTGGTCGTGCTGGCACTGTTGGGGGTGGTGCTGCATCGCTTGGTGCTGCGCGGGGAGCAGGCAGCCTTCATCATGGAGCTCCCCCTCTACCACCGGCCCAATGGGCGGTCTATCGCCCTGTTCGTTTGGCACCACCTGAGAGCCTTCCTGGCTCGAGCGGTCACCATCATCATGGCTGCCTCGGTGGTGGTCTGGGCTCTGTCTGCCCTGCCCGCGGGCGATATCGGCAGCAGCTACCTGGCCGCGATGGGGCAGGCACTGGAGCCGCTGGGGCGCCTCATGGGCCTCGGCTGGCGGCTCATGGTGGCCCTGCTGGCCAGCTTCGTGGCCAAGGAGAACTCCCTGGCGGTCATGGGAGTGCTCTTCGCCGGTGCCGAGACGGGTGCCGGCTTGACCGAGGTGCTGCCCACTCTGATCAGCCCCGCCTCCGCCCTGGCTTTCCTGACGGTGCAGATGCTCTTCATCCCCTGTGTGGCCACCATGGCCGCCATCCGCAAGGAGACCGGCTCCTGGGCCTGGGCTCTGTTCGACCTCTGCCTGCTTCTGGTGATCTCCTTCCTGGGGGGCGCCGTGGCGTACCAGGTGGGCTTGCTGTTGGGTTGGGGAGCCTGA
- a CDS encoding RusA family crossover junction endodeoxyribonuclease: protein MAAKQAVLVESMRPLSGGAKHKRAYQNAVAAAACQAQVPRLASRRLYSKVYYFHRGRSTIDADNLSKPTLDALTGLAYEDDAQIVLRVAAKIDLDTDNYEFPVNRLGSHQFDKLLMLLSSAEARVDVLYVEVGEVGSFPLNLGVW from the coding sequence ATGGCAGCCAAGCAGGCGGTTCTCGTTGAGTCTATGAGGCCTCTCTCTGGAGGGGCCAAGCACAAACGGGCCTACCAAAACGCTGTGGCTGCTGCGGCCTGTCAGGCCCAGGTTCCGAGGCTCGCGTCCCGGCGGCTCTACTCGAAGGTGTACTACTTCCACCGGGGCCGAAGCACGATCGATGCCGACAACCTCAGCAAGCCTACCCTGGATGCGCTCACGGGCCTGGCATATGAGGATGATGCTCAGATAGTACTGCGAGTAGCGGCGAAGATAGACCTTGACACAGACAACTACGAGTTCCCGGTGAACAGGTTGGGGTCACACCAGTTCGACAAGCTCCTGATGCTCCTAAGTAGCGCGGAAGCTAGAGTCGATGTGCTCTACGTCGAAGTCGGCGAGGTTGGTTCATTCCCGCTCAACCTGGGCGTTTGGTAG
- a CDS encoding DUF4258 domain-containing protein: MSCEIRFTRHVSLKFDALRHHGFEVTQAEVEQVVLDPDSVWPQEGERWIAQKAITGRHVLRVVYRREPGAVVIITFYPGRKERYESAV, from the coding sequence ATGTCTTGCGAGATCCGGTTCACCAGACATGTCAGCCTCAAGTTCGACGCGTTGCGGCACCACGGCTTCGAGGTGACTCAGGCTGAGGTTGAGCAAGTGGTGCTCGACCCGGACTCGGTCTGGCCGCAGGAGGGGGAACGGTGGATCGCCCAGAAGGCCATCACTGGGCGACACGTTCTGCGTGTGGTCTATCGCAGGGAGCCGGGAGCGGTGGTGATTATCACCTTCTATCCGGGTCGGAAGGAGCGGTATGAAAGTGCTGTATGA
- a CDS encoding metal-dependent transcriptional regulator — MPEPKDDPLPGGMGEYLEAIFRLGGSDRSVPVPALAEHLGVAGASANEMVRRLAERGLATYEPYKGVVLTEEGRLQAVTVVRRHRLWERFLTDVLGMPWDEVHQEACRLEHATSPQLEERLSRALAGSTSCPHGQAVPGPDGTLVEPEVIPLSDLSLGQEATVEQVPEENPALLRYLDDLGLRPGREVKLVAAEPFAGPLTLVMGEETRLLGHGVAEQIGVRVKEARFG, encoded by the coding sequence ATGCCTGAACCTAAGGACGACCCGCTGCCTGGCGGCATGGGCGAGTACCTGGAGGCGATCTTCCGCCTGGGCGGGAGTGATCGTTCCGTGCCCGTTCCCGCACTGGCGGAGCACCTGGGTGTCGCCGGTGCCTCGGCCAACGAGATGGTCCGACGCTTAGCGGAGCGAGGGTTGGCCACCTACGAGCCCTACAAGGGAGTAGTGCTGACCGAGGAAGGCCGTCTTCAGGCGGTCACCGTAGTACGCCGCCACCGGCTGTGGGAGCGTTTCCTCACCGATGTCCTTGGCATGCCCTGGGACGAAGTACACCAGGAGGCGTGCCGGTTGGAGCATGCCACCTCCCCCCAGCTCGAGGAAAGGCTCTCCCGAGCCCTGGCGGGCTCCACCTCCTGTCCTCACGGCCAAGCCGTACCGGGGCCTGACGGCACCCTGGTCGAACCAGAGGTGATCCCTCTGTCTGATCTCTCCCTCGGTCAGGAAGCCACGGTAGAGCAGGTTCCGGAGGAGAATCCCGCCTTGCTGCGCTACTTGGACGACCTGGGGCTGCGGCCCGGCCGGGAAGTGAAGCTAGTAGCAGCGGAGCCCTTCGCCGGACCACTGACCCTCGTCATGGGTGAGGAGACGCGGCTCTTGGGCCATGGCGTGGCGGAGCAGATCGGCGTGCGTGTCAAGGAGGCTCGCTTTGGATGA
- a CDS encoding ferrous iron transport protein A, which translates to MAWRSRSACVSRRLALDDVTTLLSLGPGQVGTVVGCSGGRGLMGRFAAMGFTPGSRVTVLNNYGRGPLLVLIHGARVALGRGEASRVLVRPEGGGHRG; encoded by the coding sequence ATGGCGTGGCGGAGCAGATCGGCGTGCGTGTCAAGGAGGCTCGCTTTGGATGACGTCACTACGCTCTTGAGCCTAGGCCCTGGCCAGGTCGGCACCGTCGTCGGTTGCAGCGGAGGCCGTGGTCTCATGGGCCGCTTCGCCGCCATGGGCTTCACGCCCGGATCTCGTGTGACCGTCCTCAACAACTACGGGCGGGGCCCGCTGCTGGTCCTCATCCACGGAGCCCGGGTGGCTCTCGGTCGAGGCGAGGCCAGCCGAGTGCTGGTCCGACCTGAGGGTGGTGGCCACCGTGGCTAG
- a CDS encoding S9 family peptidase, translated as MSNAQISPYGSWKSPITADMAARAGTRLSDIVLDGEDVYWLEGRPAEGGRNVIVRRAADGTIADVTPEGYDVRTRVHEYGGGAYTVHEGAAFFSHFPDQRLYRQDPGQEPRPITPAGAYRYADGVVDAGRNRLICVREDHTGPHQEAANTLVAVPLDGEGQIEVLASGHDFYSSPRLSPDGAWLAWLAWDHPNMPWDHNRLYVAPVKPDGSLGQPEHVPGHPGLESFFQPEWSPDGTLYFISDRTGWWNLYRLQDRLVRPVWEKEAEFGAAQWAFGLSTYAFDSGARVICTYVENGICHLALLDTQTGRAVEIESNYTSMSYVRARDGKVYFVGGTPADPPAVVQLSLAEREFDLVRVSCEVRVDPGYLSTPRAIDYPTGGGMTAHAFFYAPQNRQFQGPEGEKPPLIVITHGGPTSTTTATLNLLIQFWTSRGFAVVDVNYRGSTGYGRAYRDALRGQWGVADIEDCIKAVEHLAGQGKVDRGRVAIRGGSAGGYTTLRALTSCDVFSAGASYYGISDLELLAKETHKFESRYLDGLIGPYPERRDLYLERSPIYSLERLACPAIFFQGLEDAVVPPNQAETMVEAIRSKGQPVAYVAFEGEQHGFRRAENVKRSLEAELYFYSRVFGFDLPEPVEPVPIENL; from the coding sequence ATGTCCAACGCACAGATCAGCCCTTACGGATCCTGGAAGTCGCCCATCACCGCCGACATGGCGGCGAGGGCGGGCACCAGATTGTCCGACATCGTCCTCGACGGCGAGGACGTCTACTGGCTGGAGGGACGCCCGGCGGAGGGCGGCCGCAACGTGATCGTCCGGCGGGCGGCCGACGGGACCATCGCCGACGTGACTCCGGAAGGCTACGACGTCCGCACCCGAGTGCACGAGTACGGCGGCGGCGCCTACACCGTGCACGAGGGCGCTGCCTTCTTTTCCCACTTCCCCGACCAGCGGCTTTACCGCCAGGACCCGGGGCAGGAGCCGCGTCCTATCACCCCCGCCGGGGCCTATCGCTACGCCGACGGAGTGGTGGATGCCGGCCGCAACCGCTTGATCTGCGTGCGCGAGGACCACACCGGCCCTCACCAGGAGGCCGCCAACACCCTGGTGGCCGTGCCGCTGGATGGCGAGGGCCAGATCGAGGTGCTGGCCTCGGGCCACGACTTCTACTCCTCGCCTCGACTGAGCCCAGATGGGGCTTGGCTGGCCTGGCTCGCGTGGGATCACCCCAACATGCCCTGGGACCACAACCGTCTCTATGTGGCTCCGGTGAAGCCGGATGGGTCGCTAGGGCAGCCGGAGCACGTGCCCGGTCACCCCGGACTGGAGTCGTTCTTCCAGCCGGAGTGGTCCCCGGATGGCACCCTGTACTTCATCTCGGACCGCACCGGATGGTGGAACCTCTATCGCTTGCAGGACCGACTGGTGCGCCCGGTGTGGGAGAAGGAAGCCGAGTTTGGCGCCGCCCAGTGGGCCTTCGGCCTTTCCACCTATGCCTTCGACTCCGGCGCCCGTGTGATCTGCACCTATGTCGAGAATGGCATCTGTCATCTGGCGCTCCTGGACACTCAGACCGGACGGGCGGTGGAGATCGAGAGCAACTACACCTCCATGAGCTACGTGCGCGCCCGTGATGGCAAGGTGTACTTCGTGGGTGGGACGCCGGCCGATCCCCCGGCCGTAGTTCAGTTGAGCCTTGCGGAGCGCGAGTTTGATCTGGTGCGCGTCTCGTGCGAAGTTAGGGTTGACCCCGGGTACCTCTCCACTCCTCGCGCCATAGACTACCCCACCGGCGGGGGCATGACGGCGCATGCTTTCTTCTACGCCCCGCAGAACCGGCAGTTCCAGGGGCCGGAGGGCGAGAAACCACCCCTCATCGTGATCACCCACGGCGGGCCTACGTCAACGACCACAGCGACGCTCAATCTCTTGATACAGTTCTGGACCAGCCGCGGCTTCGCCGTAGTGGACGTGAACTACCGGGGCAGCACCGGCTATGGCCGCGCCTATCGGGACGCGCTGCGGGGCCAGTGGGGCGTGGCCGACATCGAGGACTGCATCAAGGCGGTGGAGCACCTGGCTGGCCAGGGGAAGGTGGACCGGGGGCGAGTGGCCATCCGCGGGGGCAGCGCTGGCGGCTACACCACCCTGCGTGCGCTCACCTCTTGCGATGTCTTCAGCGCTGGGGCCAGCTACTACGGTATCTCGGACCTGGAGTTGCTGGCGAAGGAAACGCACAAGTTCGAGTCCCGGTATCTGGACGGCCTCATTGGCCCCTATCCCGAGCGGCGAGACTTGTACCTTGAGCGCTCGCCCATCTACTCGCTGGAGCGACTGGCCTGCCCCGCCATCTTCTTCCAGGGGCTGGAGGACGCCGTCGTCCCGCCCAACCAGGCGGAGACGATGGTGGAGGCCATACGCAGCAAGGGACAGCCGGTCGCCTACGTCGCTTTCGAGGGAGAGCAGCACGGCTTCCGCCGGGCGGAGAACGTCAAGCGTTCCTTGGAGGCCGAGCTCTACTTCTACTCCCGAGTCTTCGGGTTCGATCTGCCGGAGCCGGTCGAACCTGTCCCCATCGAGAACCTCTAG
- a CDS encoding DMT family transporter yields the protein MDLRHRYRLAAPAFILAGVLWGVGFPFGKIAFAQLGPAQVVLLRFTLATLALLPIPVVRRKWPRRQDVPLFLLAGALTVPVVFLFQFAGLTLTTAASASLIMGAATPILAVAAVAFYGERLALPEWLAVLASTVGVALIVGQPGDGHHWLGDALVLLSAVACAPSIILSKVLVHRYDAITATSYIVAFGTLALAPAALLWEGAPRLDLSATVWLAVLVLGLGSSALSNLLYNWGLGHSSASRASVYLNLEPLVGALLGVMLLRETLGPGAVVGGALIVGAAAFISRPARPENEQRDLALADRSRASE from the coding sequence ATGGACCTTCGGCACCGCTATCGCCTGGCAGCGCCCGCCTTCATCCTAGCGGGAGTCCTCTGGGGCGTGGGCTTCCCCTTCGGCAAGATCGCCTTCGCCCAGTTGGGTCCGGCTCAGGTGGTGCTGCTCCGGTTCACTCTGGCCACCCTGGCCCTGCTGCCCATCCCGGTGGTGCGGCGAAAGTGGCCGCGCCGGCAGGACGTCCCCCTATTCCTGTTGGCCGGGGCCCTGACCGTCCCGGTGGTATTCCTGTTTCAGTTCGCCGGCTTGACGCTGACCACCGCCGCCAGCGCTTCGCTTATCATGGGAGCAGCCACCCCCATCCTGGCGGTGGCGGCGGTGGCCTTCTACGGCGAGCGGCTGGCTCTCCCCGAGTGGCTGGCAGTGCTGGCCTCCACCGTCGGAGTGGCCCTGATCGTGGGCCAGCCGGGAGATGGTCACCACTGGCTGGGCGACGCTCTGGTGCTGCTGTCGGCGGTGGCCTGCGCCCCTTCCATCATTTTGAGCAAGGTGCTGGTGCACCGCTACGACGCCATCACCGCCACCAGCTACATCGTGGCCTTCGGCACCCTGGCCCTGGCGCCGGCCGCCCTGCTCTGGGAAGGAGCTCCTCGGCTGGACCTGTCGGCCACCGTGTGGCTGGCGGTGTTGGTGCTGGGCCTGGGCAGTTCCGCCCTGAGCAACCTGCTCTACAACTGGGGGCTGGGTCATTCGAGCGCCTCGCGGGCCAGCGTCTACCTGAACCTGGAGCCACTGGTGGGGGCGCTGCTGGGCGTGATGCTGCTGAGGGAGACTCTGGGCCCCGGGGCGGTCGTGGGCGGTGCCCTGATCGTGGGCGCGGCGGCGTTCATCTCGCGGCCGGCACGCCCAGAGAACGAGCAAAGAGATCTGGCACTGGCAGACCGCAGCCGGGCGAGTGAGTAG
- a CDS encoding ABC transporter ATP-binding protein, translated as MTLDGPALRTEGLTRRFGSLVAVDRLDLEVPRGVIFGFLGPNGAGKSTTINMLVGLLPPSSGSAEVAGFSVREHPLEVKRRIGVVTEGMSLYERLTAVEHIELVGRLHGLTQAELDRRVPSLLEALELSDSAGKMILDYSAGMRKKTAIASALIHAPEVLFLDEPFESVDPISTRVVKGILRDMVEQRGTTVFFSTHVMELAERFCDRVAIINRGRLAAQGSLSELRQAVGLPEEAPLEEVFVRTVQAQGPEDQQEPLLQWLTGKEPVGGG; from the coding sequence ATGACACTCGACGGGCCGGCACTAAGAACCGAGGGCCTCACCAGGCGGTTCGGCAGCCTGGTAGCCGTGGATCGCCTCGACCTGGAGGTACCCAGGGGCGTCATCTTCGGCTTCCTGGGGCCCAACGGGGCGGGCAAGTCCACCACCATCAACATGCTGGTGGGGCTCCTGCCTCCCTCCTCGGGAAGCGCCGAGGTAGCCGGGTTCTCGGTGCGGGAGCACCCGCTGGAAGTCAAGCGGCGCATCGGCGTGGTAACAGAGGGGATGAGCCTGTACGAACGCCTGACGGCAGTGGAGCACATCGAGCTGGTGGGTAGGCTCCATGGGCTCACCCAGGCGGAGCTGGACCGTCGCGTGCCCTCGCTCCTGGAGGCGCTGGAGCTGAGCGACAGCGCCGGCAAGATGATCCTGGACTACTCGGCGGGGATGCGCAAGAAGACCGCCATCGCCTCCGCCCTCATCCACGCTCCCGAGGTGCTCTTCCTGGACGAGCCTTTCGAGAGCGTAGACCCCATCTCCACCCGGGTGGTCAAGGGCATCCTGCGGGACATGGTGGAACAGCGGGGCACTACTGTCTTCTTCTCCACCCACGTCATGGAGCTGGCGGAACGCTTCTGCGACCGGGTGGCCATCATCAACCGGGGCCGGCTGGCGGCGCAGGGCAGCCTTTCCGAGCTGCGCCAGGCCGTCGGGCTCCCGGAGGAAGCGCCGTTGGAGGAGGTGTTCGTGCGCACGGTGCAGGCCCAGGGGCCAGAAGATCAGCAAGAGCCTCTCCTTCAGTGGCTCACTGGGAAGGAGCCCGTCGGTGGGGGCTGA